Below is a window of Osmia bicornis bicornis chromosome 8, iOsmBic2.1, whole genome shotgun sequence DNA.
CTGGGAATCTGGGAATCTGGGAATCCGGGAAATCTTCAGGAAAGGTCATGAACCCGGGAACTGGGAGGGGGGAGGGCGATTATCGCCATTTTTCCTGGAAAAGCCCACCATGCTCAGTACTGTACTagaattatatgtatatatattaattgtcaattaattgaaTTGGAAACTAGAAATACaggatattttaaaaatatagaacacaattaacaaattattcctttttttaGAAACTTGTAGCCTCTACAGTAGTGAAACGAAAAGATTTCAAAAGTACATTGTTAGACGCGTTAAAAAACAATGGTTTAGAAacagaaataagaaataccGTGTTTCATTGGGCAAGATCACAGGTAtacaatttgaataaaaaatttgtcattaaaattgcaaagtttttttcaataaagtaTTCGTCTATTGACCATAATTTTTTCCAAGGGTTCTTTAACTACATCCACGTCATCTACGGAGGAAGTTGATTTGACTTATTTGAAAAAAGCTCAAATACAATGGGAGCGCAGAATCCAAAAATCACTGAATTCGACGTGCAACGAATTAAACGTACCCCTAGCTCGTATAAGACCGAGCATTGATCGAGAAGAACTCACCGAAAAGTGGAACGAATTAAGCACCTTCGATATCGGTGAATTTCcctaatataattataaataaatttttgaaattattaacgttaaatatacaaaatttaattaaacatacAACTTTCAGATTTGTCACAATATAGACCTCTCTATGCACCAAAGGACTTCCTGGATGTGCTACTTGCTATAAGAAATCCTTCTTTTAAGAAACAACCGTGTGCAtactttataattaattgcattgtttaatttttttagtAACACTGTTAATGTTTCAGAGATGAATTAAATTGGGAATTCAGTCATATACAAATTCGTGTAAAAACACTCACGCAATTGGTACGAATTCTtgttatacatatatcttgttttataattggtaaaaaaatatattttaattgttaatatttttttaagagGCGTTTTTACGTAGAACTGGCTACTGGAATGCCATTACTAGGAGTTAATCCCGACATGCCAAGCTCGGAGAATTTTGCAAATCTAGAGGAGGAAAGGATCCATCTTGGTGAAAAAGTATTAAGATCCAATCATGCACCGATTGCGCAAGAATTTTTGAAGCGTGGTGCGCCCAGAGGGCTGCGAGGACGTCTTTGGTCCCTCGTATTAGGATCAGCAGTAAAAGAGAATGTAATGCTTTATTTCACCCTTCCAAGATACTTGTATTACTTTGTCCCTCAATCGAGGTCAATCGGGGGtgaatacaattattttttcttttcttattgttcctaaaaataattttctattctctattttctattttctattttctattttctattttgattATACAcatagaattttatattttcttaggACGCAGAATACTATGAAGAATTAAAGAACATGGTGCTGCAGTATGATATTGTCAtagataaattaataataaaggtaattaaatactgtcttttttaaaaatatattgcaatatttttttgttttttaggATGTACAATTAACGGCACGGAACGACGatcaatattttgtatttgaaGATGTTTTATACAAAACAATGTTATGCTTTTCTCGTGATTCAGAAGTATTAGCGCCAGTTACCACAGACAAAAGTGCGGGTGGTCAAGTAATACACGCGGTATTACAAGGGAAACCAGCGACATTGGAGAACACTCTTGTATTCCCTCCAAGTGGTGTGATTCCATTTCATGGTTTCGCAATGTATGGTactgtaaaatatatttccatgattataaagtaattaattaaaattaattagatattattatttgcaGCCACTCCTTTTTGTTATCTATACGACGACTGCTGCGCCACCTATTATACGTTTCGCGCCTTTTATTTGAGATATTGGTTCCGATTACACACTGTATCTAGTCATGAACAAGGTATTGTAGCATTGTGTTTGCTTTTTGAAAGATTGCTGCAATGCCACGAACCTCTACTCTGGATTCATTTCAGAAACATTCATATACAGCCGTaagtcttatttttacttttttaatcatacaattaattaaatattcttttttaggGTGAAAGTTGTTTTTAAGTGGATCATGAGAGGCTTCAGTGGACATTTACCACCTGAACAATTGCTCTATCTTTGGGATTTAATTTTGGGTTATGATTCTTTGGAAATAATCCCTCTACTCGCAGTTACCATTTTAAGCTTtcggaaagaaaatttaatacaaGTCAACAATCAACAAAGTGTCgaggtaaaagaaaatattatcttTTGTCTAATTATGAATTTGTTGtttataattacatatttttaggCGATCTTAGCAGATTTGTCTTCTTTAAAAGTTATACCACTATTGCAATTGGCTTTGCTAAGAGAGTAATATGAAATTAACATTATACTctatattttgaatttaaattcaagGGATTATAGTACTATACGTTTTGCGTCTGCGCACAGTGATACCCATCGCTGCACAAATCTTTTTACCGTTCGTAGAAAGTTTGGATGAAGAAACCGGTACCAATATATTCTTTACAATGGTAAAAGATATTTCATTTGGAAACTATGTACTATTTTAACATTATAACGCTAAAATAATGGCTAGAATGAAGACCAACATTGCCTGTACTTGCAGCTGATTTCGGAACGTAACTACACATGTATAGGGTGTTTTAAAAATACGAATATGCATATAATGTTCTATAGAAAACACTATTTAATAAGAGTATTCGACGTGCACGATAACTATTTCTATAAAGAGCAAAATTTGTAATCTTTCaatacaataattatatttgtactTTATGATCCAAGTATAGTAATCCTTCAGAGggaaaacaattttaaacatacagtttttttctttattgtacCATATGTTTtgaatgtatgtataataaactatcttttatttctaaatattgatacctttgttaaaaatattgaatattgtaatatattcccataaaattgttattttttaactgTTTATAGTATTGTaagaagttacaagtaatgTAAATCTTTAATtgtttatattaaaaagattTCTCAGTTGAGCTGGACTTTTTTATGACATAGTATCTCTTACCTCTTTGGAACACGCTGTATGATGCAACTTGTGATCGACAGAGATAGAAAAGCCCCTTGGAGGGGGACTTTCCTGTTTCCGCCTGTCAGCCGTCGTGATCAGAGACGCCTACTTGCCATCGTCGTTGTGTTTATAGTAGGTAGCTTCCTGTTCAATCTAATTGTATACTAATATTTTCTGCAAAGCGTGCAAAGCCACGCCATAACGCGACTCGTAAGTAAATCAATCGGCTCTCTTGATTTTTCCATTCTAAGAAATTCTGTTCCGATTGTCATTGTTATTCCTTGCGAAGCTAGAACGATTAAGGGTGGGGTGGTTCTCACCCCCCGAATTATTAGTCATACACAGCATTGTGCTGGTGTCGAAATCTTCCGGTAGCGTTATCTTTTTTATCTAGTTATAAAACACTAATTACTTGtcttataatataaatttaattaacaattgaaaattaaatatgcGTATGCTCATTTGCATACAAAAGGAAATTATTGTTTACATGTAATATTGTTTTATTAGATTACATGAGTTAAAAAGAAACCAATCTAGAAGCTGTATCACTGACATCAAAATGGCTTGGCGTTTTAAAGCGTCTAAGTATAAAAATGCAGCTCCGATTGTTCCTAAACCAGAGGCCTGTATTCGAGACATCTCGGTTGGTTCATATCAAACCTATGGCAATAATATAGCAGCATCTGCTGCATTTATGGCATTTAATGTAGATCATAATGGTATACTTACATCTTTATATATTGCGTATATTTGATATTAGATCTTCTTTCATTTCCTATTTCATTTTGCTAGGATCTAGTCTCGCCGTGCTACCATTGGAAGATTATGGTAGAAAAAGTAAAACTATGCCTTTACTTCATGCTCATGCTGATACAGTTACAGACATGGATTTTTCTCCATTTCATGATGGTTTACTAGCTACTGGCTCGCAAGACTGTCTTgtaaattagaattattttacaactgtgttaatatttattaatcttTTGGTTCAGTTTTTTACAATGTTTATTATTATAGGTCAAGTTATGGCATATTCCAGAAACTGGTTTAGAAGAATCATTATGTAATCCTGAATGTACATTTTCCCATCGTCAAAGAAGAGTGGAAGTGGTGTGTTGGCATCCCTCAGCTGAACATCTTCTCACAACAGTATCGTATACAAACCTGTCTTTGTGGGACGTGATTTCACAACAAGAactattttgtaattaaaataatacactTCTTTTctatatgaaatatttattgacaaaatatttatagttgttttatattatagcTAACAATGAACACACAGATGTTATTCAGTCTTTAAGTTGGAAACAAGATGGTGTGCTTTTAGCAACATCTTGTAAAGATAAGCAAGTGAGAATCATAGATCCCAGAGTTCCCACTTGTGTTGTTAATTCTTGTTCGAGTCATCAGAGCATTAAGGATTCTAGAATTGTTTGGTTAAATAACAGCGATAGGATACTCACTACAGGATTTGATGCAGCAAGGTTGAGGCAGATTTATATTAGAGACTTGAGGCACCTAAACGAAGCTGTAAAAACATTGGAATTAGATTGCAGCACTGGGTAAAGGTCATTTAACGAAGTATTTATTGCGGTTATTGTATTGTAActatatttgtaaattatgTTCCATAGAATTCTAATGCCACTATTTGATCCTGACACAAATATGCTATTCCTGGCTGGAAAAGGAGATACAACTATCATGTACATGGAAGTTATGGATAAGGATCCGTTCTTGGTTGAAGGAATTCGTCACAGCGGGGAACAAACGAAAGGAGTATGTTTGGTACCGAAACGAGCATTAAATGTTATGCAAGCGGAAGTTAACAGATTACTACAACTTACTTCCAATATGGTGATACCTATCATGTATCAAGTACCAAGAAAGgcatgtatattatattataaaataaaagaactgCTGTCTGTTATTGTTCAGAATTAAAATGGAACTTTTATTATAGACATACAGAGACTTCCATGCAGATATATATCCTGAGACAGCTGGTTATATTGCTCAAAATAATGCAGCAGCATGGATTAAGGGGCATAACGTGCCTGTTCCTAAAATATCATTAGACCCTGCTAAAAGAAACAAAGGGGAAGAACCCATTACTGTAAGTAAAAGGTTTTATCATTTTTGCGAGCTTCAAGACTCGTATTACATAACAGTATTTACAACTAAATATAGAAGAAAATGCATTATGCTAGAGTTTTATCTTTTACATATGAATTTGCGATTTTTGAAATTGCATGCTTATCATCATCATTATTTCACTTcattatttttagtatttatttttctaatccTAAAACAagttttcatatattttaaatgtattGTGTGATGTTGTATTGTATACTTATAATCagcttttattataaattattttcaaactcATATATTGCTGTCTGTGTGATATTGTGtacataaaaaagtaatatagAAGTAGAacattattgaaatattttacgaGTTTATACTTTCTGTAAGAAAATTGTATCGGCTGGTAATAtatgttttattttccatttaatttcgtttcgtttcgttttttatgttttgtgtatattttttcacGTTTCAGATATCCAATGTATGTTTTATAGTTTATACATTAGCACCATTCAAAGCGTTATTCCTGGCACGTGTAATTTAAATGGCAATTGATGTTCTGTAGCTTATTCTGTCAGCGTAAGTAATCCAAAGTACGAAATGACATAGGCAGGCGCTTTGAtacagatttttttttttgtatatattttcaaagtttttgaTAGCGTAGTTGCATTATTTTGTTAGATTTCCTCAAATCTAAACGCAAAACCAAGTGTGTATGTGAAAAAGCTTGTAGAAATGACACAGAATTGTAAAAAATTTGTTGAGAGTGAAACTTGGAGTTGAATAGTTTGTTCAAATTGCGTCATTAAGGAGTTTACCGTACCTTTAGGTACACAAGGGAAATTTAGCAACGCTTAAAGAGAACGAACGAGAAATTAACGTGGAACaaaagcaacagaaatctgcATCTATCCCTGTACCAAAGGGTTACATAAAGCCTcaagaaattaatgaaaaagaGATGGCACCTGAGAACGACGTTGAAAAGATAGAAGAACCGAAAAAGATAGATGTTGAAGAAGACAAGAATAAGGTTCAAAATGGAGGACAAACAATTCCACCGAAACCTCTGCCAAGAACGTCAAGAACTAATAGCATTTCCGAGGACGAACCAAAACCAGTTGCGCGTCCTCGTACTTCACCAAACGTCGGCTCAGTAGTTACATCTGTGAATCCTAATGCGATTGGGGGATATAAGGTTGTAAAAAAATAGCGTTAACACAAAAACAATGTTCTACTTCTGTATGCGTGATGATATCTTGTGCAGCaatattccatttcatttataatcaTAATACATCATCATGGATAGTTTAGACTGgttgaaattttatcaaaaaaaaataaggtttaatttttctcctctttttaGCCTCGACTTGGACCAAAACCGTTTCAAGCAAAATCTGGCACTCAAGATTTCTCCTTTGATAAAATCTTTTCAGTCCCCATTGCACCAAACTCGGACACTAATGGCTATCAAAATGATTTGAATAACCAGCTCGAGAATAACACTGAATCAGAGAAATCGCCATCATTTAACAACGACCGTATCAAAGAAGCTGAAAATGGAAAGAGTGATTCTAGTTCGTTGGAAGAGGACGCGAATTCCAGCGACTCCGGTTACAAACCGAAGACACCTAGCACAGCGGAAAGGCGTaaagtgtttgaaataaaaggGAAAGATGAATCACCAGAAAACGAAGAGCTCGGGAGTTTCGAACGGGGTAATGCAAATAGAAATTCCATTGCCGAAAGACGACGATTATACGAAAGTCGTTCTGTATCTGTAACTGATGGAAATTTAGCGGAGAAGGCAATGGGATCGCCAACGATGTTGAGACGCAGAGATTCGTTTAAAACGAAGAGCGAGGTGATCAAGGAAGACGAGGTAAAGAAAGTTATCTCTATGTTACGTCAGCAAAGTATGGATCCACGTTTAGAGAAAGTAGATAATAGCGTAACACCGACGCCAAAGAGAACATCCACTGTATTTggtaagaaaaatataaaacatttgAGGAATAACTAAAATCTGGGTtcgtattaattatattttctgttatATATAGGTAGAGTGTCGAAATTCCGACATTTGAAAGGAACACCTGGACATAAATCTACacatattgaaaatataagaaatatcaGCCGACAGATATCTGGAGAATGTGATGGATTTCATGGTAATATactttgtataaaatattgttattgtattatgAATTGAACTGATTGATGATATAATTATAGCTAATCCTGATCGTGTCGCTGTACCATTAAGTGGACCAGGTGGTAAAATAGCGGTACTGGAATTGAAAAAAACTGGAAGACTGCCAGATGGTGTGATGCCAGCATTAGTACACGGTACCACTGTGATGGATTTCCAGTGGAATCCGTTTGATAATCAACGACTGGCTGTTGCATGTGATGATGGAATGATTCGATTGTGGGAAATCCCAGAATCTGGTCTATCAGAACCAACGAATGAACCCAAACATATTATAAAAGCTCATACggataaaatatatttaattaagttCCACCCCCTGGCATCAGATGTTTTGGCATCAGCTTCTTATGATATGACTGTGAAAATCTGGGACTTAACACTTTTGTCATCCAGCGAATTGACAGTTCCAAAAATAACATTGACAGGGCACACTGACCAAATATTTAGTTTAGCATGGTCTCCTTGCGGTCAGTATCTTGCAAGTACTTGCAAGGATGGAAAGCTACGTATTTATAAACCAAGAGCCAGTGATGTACCAGTAAAATCAGGGAAAGGACCTGTTGGCACAAGAGGCGCACGAGTTATCTGGGCATTGAAAGGCCAATTTCTCGTTGTATTAGGCTTTGATAAgtatgtaaaattaaaaagtatatttttatctgaaaggtaattaattgtttagtttatcattttttaatttgcatttataCTTAGAGTTTCAGAGAGACAAATATACGTGTTTAAAACCGACAATCTTAACAACCCACTGACCACAGTTGGACTAGATGTATCACCGGCAATTTTAATGCCATATTATGATGAAGACAGTTCAACTTTATTCTTAACAGGGCGTGTAagataatattaaaagtaatacaaatGAAAGTTGTTtctggttttttttttttttttaataaaaagtatgTGTTACAGGGTGACTCTACAATATATGCTTTCGAGGTAACAGAGGAACCACCATACTGTTGCCCACTCAGTCACCATAGATGTAGCAGTTTGCATCAAGGCTTATCATTTCTTCCCAAGAATAAGTGCGATGTTGCTAGTGTAGAATTTGCTTCAGCTTTAAGATTAACTAATAACACCATTGAACCTTTGAGTTTCACAGTTCCACGTATAAAGGTACATATTTATTGAGTATTCTTACTTCCTGTGTAACGTCATTTTTCTCTAGGGAAGTCTACTTTGATTGCAAGTGTAcgtataaagaaaattaatattattcattttagaGTGAACTTTTCCAAGATGACCTATTTCCACCAACAAAAGTTACATGGAAACCAACCATGAATGCCACTGAATGGTTTAATGGAGCAAATAAACAAGCATACAGAATAAGCCTGAAACCACCCGGTATGGATAATTGTAAGTAGAAATGactcatatttttattaaaaaataaaaatgttaatttattgattataatgTGATTTTGAATCATTATTGATTATAAATGTTGATTTATAGTAACTGAAAATCAGGGCCAAGGAGTTGTCACTGCACCTGTTGCAGCTAAACAGCAACCGGCAGCTCCATTTTCCGTATCCGTGCAATCTTTTAACAGACTTGGATGGAATTCTGATGTAAAAGCTAAGCAAGAAGAGGTgcgtaaatatttaaatacaattaagCATGAATTACatgaataaatattgtaatgtGTAATACAATATGAAGAGTGTGtacagaatatttttttaaagacCAAGATCTGGCATGAATTCTCTGTGTATTTTTTATGTCTTGTGTAATTCTCTATTGCCAAGCTATTCAGTAGTTATAAAACACAGCTTCTTCGATTAAACTGTATTTCACTTACAAGTGCAACATGCTTCgatgtgtatttttttttaacttcttTAGGTACATTATAAAACTTTGtagttttctattttattttgtctgaCAATGAGTGTATCGTTTAatgtgtgtgcgtgtgtgtgGTAGATCCAGAAAACTATGAGCAACTTTGTGGGAGATGTAATACAATGCTCGTTGGAACAGGATCACATGGAAGGTGTAGAAGAGCACGAATGGGTGGGTAATATTTGTTGTATTGCCATGAATAACATAATCTCCATATGAAGatatcaaataattttgattatacctaataataataatgttttcttgttattattttaattacaggaTGAGTGAAAATTGAGCAGCATTAGTAGGTCATTTAAATAAACTGgtaagataaaataaatttaaatgtaGTTGTTCAGAACGTAACTTATTTTTAAGTTAAATACCACATCATAAGCGAAAATATTTCGATATTAATGTGTACGTGGTAAGagatatttataattgaaataatacttCCAAAAATTGTTCATTCGAAAACGCTAACGATACAtgtgtaatttttttacataGATGTAATCAGTCGCAATATCGTACTAAATTAACcccaaaagaaagaaaaacataaaAGTGGGCATCAATTCTTATGACATACTACAATGTTTTAAGGAAGGTGTTcttgtaaagaaaaaaaatatcattgCAGCTATcatcataaataatttctattaacTACCATCTTATGATTTACTTggtgttaataataattatgtagGATAATTATCGGTAAGAGCTGTGTTAGAAATTTAGATTTACAGATATTCTCAAGAAACTATTAGAATTTGACAATAGTTTTGATTACACTAAGtaactttaaaatatttctaatactCAATGATTTCgtcttcttattttttaagTTACCATTCATAATTAAAGAATATACAAATATCCAGGGTATTGTTAGTTAGAAATGGGCACTGTTTGAACATGCATTTAGAGCCTTTTTGTAtcagtatttattttttacgctactgttatttttatttatttcttaatgTAAAGTTAATTTGAGAAAAAGACGAATTTAATAGTTGTTAACATTGCTCAACAAGCATTGCTCCTTTCTACTGCAGTGACAGTGTCTACAAAAATTAGTCTTGATGAAGTATGAGATTTTTACAATACGTATCTATCAATACCACGTAACATTCTTTATTTAACAGAGCATTATCAATGATAATCTCAGTGTATACAATATTGTAACCACCATACGTGTGATATTAGTGAACGATACCTTTTTCACGATCaagaatagaaatttttaCCTACACGCACATATTACGTGAGATGaatgataaatgaaaattacacATAATTAAATTGTGCGGCGAAGTATACAGATAATAGGTTCAACACTTTTCAGAACTTAAATAATAGTGCAACGATTGTCTCGTGTGTagtaaataaatcaattttcataCTTTCCCAATTGCGCCAAAATATTTGTAGAAACAATACGGCTAAAGACCCATTGAATATACTAaagtaaaagaatttttttattcatctGTCATTGAAGGATTGAAGTGTAAATTCCATGTTTATTGGCGACTaagacaaattttatattacacaTATAAATATGTGTATAGAAATAAAGACTAATATTGTAGTaatgattttctattttatataataatttactatttctatgaaatatattcatttacaattttacaCAAATATAATCTCTGATTAGATAGACTGTTTTTTAAGGGAGTAAGATACTGTCCATAATGATAGTTTTTGTAATTACTCAGAATGCGATAGTGTTCCTACTTATgcaattaacaattttatacgaCCACAGTTCCCCTTCATTTTAGTACATGAACATGTATAAATAAACGTGGAGTTTACAGCTTAACCATCAAATCACGCACACtttatacttttatatttgaatgtcgattaattaatcataTGTAAAAAATGAATCTTATGGTGCTATTGCTCATTCGACAGATCCTAACTCCTCATAGTTACTGATGAAAGTACATTATTGCTCAGTTTACTCAACAATCCAGGATAACATtccaattttgtattttaccATATCATGAACAGCAAATCTTTATTCTACAAGAGATTAAGGAGGTGCCAAAAATGAAAGAACGAAAGAGAAATGttcataaatgaaattttttgtatcCAATGGGCTTAACATTTTGAAAGCTTTACATTGACAAAGCTGTATATTTTTCTCTACATTCGTCACGCTTTTTTTATAATGTTTTAGAAATATAAGGTTTCTAGTAGAGCAGAAATAACGACAAAACTTTTTATACACAACAGGAGTAAAAACTGAAACAAAGAGGAACAAGGTAATACTTCgctataaaaagaaaatattactgCCATTTAATCGTCCGCACTATGAATCACATTTGTATGTCTAAATAACCATC
It encodes the following:
- the LOC114880144 gene encoding TBC1 domain family member 19 gives rise to the protein MAGNTEEFQESQLKKSAEKLTEEIQNMTNYKSLYTEIQKLVASTVVKRKDFKSTLLDALKNNGLETEIRNTVFHWARSQGSLTTSTSSTEEVDLTYLKKAQIQWERRIQKSLNSTCNELNVPLARIRPSIDREELTEKWNELSTFDIDLSQYRPLYAPKDFLDVLLAIRNPSFKKQPDELNWEFSHIQIRVKTLTQLRRFYVELATGMPLLGVNPDMPSSENFANLEEERIHLGEKVLRSNHAPIAQEFLKRGAPRGLRGRLWSLVLGSAVKENDAEYYEELKNMVLQYDIVIDKLIIKDVQLTARNDDQYFVFEDVLYKTMLCFSRDSEVLAPVTTDKSAGGQVIHAVLQGKPATLENTLVFPPSGVIPFHGFAMYATPFCYLYDDCCATYYTFRAFYLRYWFRLHTVSSHEQGIVALCLLFERLLQCHEPLLWIHFRNIHIQPVKVVFKWIMRGFSGHLPPEQLLYLWDLILGYDSLEIIPLLAVTILSFRKENLIQVNNQQSVEAILADLSSLKVIPLLQLALLRE